Genomic window (Cellulosilyticum lentocellum DSM 5427):
TTATTGCTATGAAGAAATCTTTTCATGGTAGAACCCATGGTGCTTTAGCAGTGACAGGCCAAGAAAAGTATCAAAAGAGTTTTATGCCACTTATACCTAATGTAAGCTACGCAGATTATAATGATATTGATAGCTTAAAAGCCATTATGAGTGATAAAACTTGTGCAGTAATTTTAGAGGTCATTCAAGGAGAAGGCGGTATTATTCCCGGAGATCCTGCTTACTTACAAGCAGTAGAAGCGCTTTGTAAAGCTAATGACGCACTTCTAATTGTAGATGAAGTACAAACAGGCATTGGACGAACAGGCACCTTATTTGCTTTTGAACAATTTGGCATTAATCCAGATATAGTAACCATGGCAAAAGGACTTGGCGCTGGTGTTCCTATTGGTGCTATGGCATGTACCAGTAAAGCAGATGTACTGGTTCCAGGAGATCATGCTTCTACCTTTGGAGGGAACCCACTGGTGACAGCAGCTGCTAAGGTGGTTTTAAAAGAACTTACAGTTAATCATTTACTGGACCATGTGAAAGAAGTGGGGGCATACCTTAAAGGAGAACTCCTTAAACTCCAAAAAGAGTTTGACTGTATAAAAGAAGTAAGAGGACTCGGTATGATGTTAGGTATGGAATTGACTCTGCTAGCTTTAGAGGTAGAGAAGAAATGTATGGATAAAGGCATGTTAGTAGTTGGTGCTGGGGAAAAGGTTGTTCGTTTTGTACCACCACTTATTATAGAAAAAGCACATGTAGATGAAGCTATAGCTATTTTAAAAAGTGTTTTGTCTGAAATGTAAGAAACAATAGATGTATTTGCCTCTCATAAGTGGTACAATACATCTATTATTTTTATTGAAGAAAGGGAGTTAACATGTTAGGGACTATTGTTAATACAGTTGCTATTTTAGCAGGAAGTATAGTCGGTTTATTTTTGAAAGGTGGCATTTCGAAACGTTTTGATGATGCCATTATGAAAGCTTTAGGTTTAAGTGTTTTATACATAGGCATATCAGGAAGCTTAAAAAGTACAGATACATTGCTACTGATTATATCTTTAATTATTGGTGTCATTATAGGTGAGGCTATTAATTTAGAAAAAGCTCTTAATAGACTAGGAGAAAAAATAGAGGCACGTTTTAAAAAGCTCAATAAGGGCG
Coding sequences:
- a CDS encoding acetylornithine transaminase, with amino-acid sequence MEQLVNEGEKYIMHTYGRFPLVLEHGEGVYLYDEKGKKYLDMYAGIAVNALGYAHPTLTAALQEQVEKMMHVSNYYYTKNLIEASKLLVENSPFDKVFFCNSGAEANEGALKLAKKYGKLKSEDKVQIIAMKKSFHGRTHGALAVTGQEKYQKSFMPLIPNVSYADYNDIDSLKAIMSDKTCAVILEVIQGEGGIIPGDPAYLQAVEALCKANDALLIVDEVQTGIGRTGTLFAFEQFGINPDIVTMAKGLGAGVPIGAMACTSKADVLVPGDHASTFGGNPLVTAAAKVVLKELTVNHLLDHVKEVGAYLKGELLKLQKEFDCIKEVRGLGMMLGMELTLLALEVEKKCMDKGMLVVGAGEKVVRFVPPLIIEKAHVDEAIAILKSVLSEM